One window of Saccharicrinis carchari genomic DNA carries:
- a CDS encoding S41 family peptidase produces MSYNNTKSQILGPIVLSVVLIAGIFIGYALLPGKSGTRNPLVIYPKTNKVEAILNLIEEEYVDTVDTKNLEEQIIPELLKKLDPHTVYIPQKDLQNVNEELSSGFGGIGVQFSIQKDTVMVVSVISGGPSEKVGILPGDRIVTVNDSLIAGVGVENSTVLNLLRGDMGTEVSVGIIRRDLKEPLKFDITRGKIPMYSVDVAYMVTDEIGYIKINRFAANTFSEFLTGMAKLKAQGSKKVILDFRGNSGGYLEVAINLCNEFLQAGDMIVYTEGKANPRQEVHANGKGSFQDMEVAVLIDDFSASASEIFAGAVQDNDRGIVVGRRSFGKGLVQNQIPLPDGSALRLTIARYYTPSGRSIQKPYDNGNEEYYMDIMSRFEHGEFFNQDSISINDTLKYTTKEGRTVYGGGGIMPDFFVPRDTTALTPYYYKVRENGLIYRFALEYADNHRDELDQYTEVDKLSAYLDRQALLNQFVQYAGNEGVKMNREQFQVSKNTIEVELKAYIARNVLDNEGFFPILGGIDEVLKEAIARLQEE; encoded by the coding sequence ATGAGTTATAACAACACAAAAAGTCAAATTCTGGGCCCCATTGTTTTATCGGTGGTATTAATTGCCGGTATATTTATAGGTTATGCACTTTTACCCGGAAAATCAGGTACGCGTAACCCTTTGGTTATTTATCCTAAAACCAATAAGGTAGAGGCTATTTTAAACCTGATAGAGGAGGAATATGTAGATACGGTAGATACCAAAAATCTGGAGGAACAGATTATTCCGGAGCTATTAAAAAAACTGGACCCGCATACGGTGTATATCCCTCAAAAGGATTTACAAAATGTAAACGAAGAACTCTCCAGCGGATTTGGTGGTATCGGCGTACAATTCAGCATACAAAAAGATACGGTTATGGTAGTATCAGTAATATCCGGCGGACCATCCGAAAAGGTGGGTATACTACCCGGCGACAGGATAGTTACTGTTAACGATTCGCTGATAGCAGGTGTTGGTGTAGAAAATTCTACAGTGCTTAATTTATTGCGTGGCGATATGGGTACTGAGGTGAGTGTGGGCATAATACGCCGTGATTTAAAAGAACCGCTGAAATTTGATATAACACGAGGTAAAATACCTATGTATAGCGTAGATGTAGCTTACATGGTAACCGACGAAATAGGTTACATAAAAATTAATCGCTTCGCCGCCAACACTTTTAGCGAATTCCTGACCGGCATGGCCAAGCTAAAAGCACAGGGCAGCAAAAAGGTAATTCTTGATTTCCGCGGTAACTCCGGTGGTTATTTGGAAGTAGCCATTAACCTATGCAACGAGTTTTTGCAGGCCGGCGATATGATCGTATATACCGAAGGCAAGGCCAACCCCCGTCAGGAAGTTCATGCCAACGGCAAGGGGAGTTTTCAGGATATGGAAGTAGCCGTTTTAATCGATGATTTTTCGGCCTCGGCCAGTGAAATATTTGCAGGAGCTGTTCAGGATAACGACAGAGGCATTGTGGTGGGGCGCAGATCCTTTGGTAAGGGCTTGGTGCAAAACCAAATACCACTGCCCGACGGTTCGGCGCTTCGATTGACCATCGCCAGATATTACACCCCATCCGGAAGAAGCATACAAAAACCGTACGACAACGGAAACGAGGAGTATTATATGGACATTATGTCGCGCTTTGAACATGGCGAGTTTTTTAACCAGGATAGCATCAGTATAAACGACACCTTAAAATACACCACGAAAGAGGGCCGAACGGTTTATGGAGGGGGTGGTATTATGCCCGACTTTTTTGTGCCGCGCGATACTACAGCACTAACACCGTACTATTATAAGGTTAGAGAAAATGGTTTAATTTACCGTTTTGCATTGGAGTACGCCGACAATCATCGGGATGAATTAGACCAATATACAGAAGTAGATAAACTCAGCGCATACCTAGACCGGCAAGCATTGCTAAATCAGTTTGTGCAATATGCCGGCAACGAAGGTGTTAAAATGAACAGGGAACAGTTTCAGGTTTCCAAAAACACGATCGAAGTAGAGCTAAAGGCTTACATTGCTCGTAATGTGTTGGATAACGAAGGCTTCTTCCCCATTTTGGGTGGCATTGACGAAGTGCTGAAAGAAGCCATCGCCAGATTGCAAGAGGAGTAA
- a CDS encoding deoxycytidylate deaminase, translating to MNKKELSAEEKQFLLDKRYLRMAHIWAENSYCERRQVGALLVKGKMIISDGYNGTPSGFENHCEDENNITKPYVLHAEANAITKVARSNNSSEGATLYVTCMPCIECAKLIIQSGIVRVVYNQNYRVEDGVNLLKRANIQTVNIQM from the coding sequence ATGAACAAAAAAGAATTATCTGCAGAGGAAAAACAGTTTCTTTTGGATAAAAGATATTTGCGAATGGCTCATATCTGGGCCGAAAATTCCTATTGTGAACGACGACAGGTAGGTGCATTACTGGTAAAAGGGAAGATGATTATCAGCGATGGGTACAACGGAACCCCATCGGGTTTCGAAAATCACTGCGAAGATGAGAACAATATCACCAAACCCTACGTTCTACATGCCGAAGCTAATGCCATCACAAAAGTGGCTCGTTCCAATAATAGTTCGGAAGGGGCAACTTTATATGTTACCTGTATGCCCTGCATCGAGTGTGCCAAGCTTATTATTCAATCCGGTATAGTAAGGGTGGTGTATAATCAAAACTATCGCGTTGAAGATGGTGTTAATTTATTAAAGCGAGCTAATATCCAAACGGTAAACATCCAAATGTAA
- a CDS encoding CapA family protein — translation MIRYLVIVFAITIGLRNMTAQNDTLISFVGVGDMMLGTDFPKKEYLPPNNNPRPYISEAIPFLQQADVTFGNMEACLLDEGPVVKQCKDTTKCYAFKMPEHYAPIIKEMGFDFLSLANNHIRDFGQLGMQTTRYHLNKMNIAWAGLLDKPTDTIRVKGIKVGMAAFSPNRGTVDINDLPGAINIVRKLKKDCDIVIISFHGGAEGADHQHVTREKEVFYGENRSNVYEFAHAMIDAGADIIFGHGPHITRAMEIYKNRFIIYSLGNFATYSRFNLSGPNGLTPILKIYTNRKGEFVKGEIIPFKQIKNVALTYDHSKAVIYKIKDLTKMDFPELNHRLIIEPNGNFSMPFERKMQPKGIGFNLMPLK, via the coding sequence ATGATACGCTATCTTGTAATAGTTTTTGCCATAACTATAGGGCTCCGGAATATGACTGCACAAAACGACACGCTCATTTCGTTTGTGGGGGTGGGCGATATGATGTTAGGCACCGATTTTCCGAAAAAAGAATACCTGCCTCCCAACAACAATCCCCGTCCTTATATTTCCGAAGCCATTCCTTTTCTTCAACAAGCCGACGTAACATTTGGTAATATGGAAGCTTGCTTATTGGATGAGGGACCGGTGGTAAAGCAATGCAAGGACACTACAAAATGTTATGCTTTTAAAATGCCGGAACATTATGCGCCCATTATTAAGGAAATGGGGTTCGACTTTTTAAGCCTCGCCAATAACCATATACGCGATTTTGGACAACTGGGAATGCAAACCACGCGTTATCATCTGAATAAGATGAATATTGCCTGGGCCGGTTTACTGGATAAACCCACCGATACCATCCGGGTTAAAGGTATAAAGGTGGGTATGGCCGCATTTTCGCCTAATAGGGGTACGGTTGACATCAACGACCTGCCCGGCGCCATTAACATTGTGCGCAAATTAAAAAAAGATTGCGATATTGTTATCATTTCGTTTCATGGTGGAGCCGAAGGAGCCGACCACCAGCATGTTACGCGAGAAAAGGAAGTGTTCTACGGCGAAAACAGAAGTAATGTATATGAGTTTGCCCACGCTATGATTGATGCCGGTGCGGATATAATATTTGGCCATGGTCCTCATATTACCCGAGCCATGGAAATATACAAAAATAGGTTTATCATTTACAGCTTAGGAAATTTTGCTACCTACTCGCGATTTAACCTGTCAGGGCCCAATGGATTAACTCCCATCCTAAAAATATACACCAACAGAAAGGGCGAGTTTGTTAAAGGTGAAATAATTCCGTTTAAACAGATAAAAAACGTGGCATTGACCTACGACCACAGCAAAGCTGTTATCTATAAAATAAAAGACCTCACAAAAATGGATTTCCCCGAGCTCAACCATCGTTTAATCATTGAACCCAACGGTAATTTCAGCATGCCTTTCGAGCGTAAGATGCAGCCCAAAGGGATAGGATTCAATTTAATGCCTTTAAAGTAA
- a CDS encoding MerR family transcriptional regulator: MPYKEPKIEKMYYTIGEVARMFDVKTSLIRFWEKEFDIIKPFKNKKGNRMFTPADVDNFHLIFYLVKEKGMTLKGAQKKLKDNKEDTVNNFEVIKKLKDIRVVLMELKENLEGDEN; encoded by the coding sequence ATGCCTTACAAAGAACCAAAAATAGAAAAAATGTATTATACTATTGGCGAGGTGGCCAGGATGTTCGACGTTAAAACATCGCTTATACGTTTTTGGGAAAAGGAATTCGATATTATCAAACCCTTTAAAAATAAAAAGGGAAACCGAATGTTCACACCGGCTGATGTGGATAATTTTCACCTGATATTTTATTTGGTAAAAGAAAAGGGCATGACGCTAAAGGGTGCTCAAAAAAAGTTGAAAGACAATAAAGAAGATACAGTAAATAACTTTGAGGTGATAAAAAAATTAAAGGATATAAGGGTTGTATTAATGGAGTTAAAGGAGAATTTGGAAGGGGATGAAAATTAA
- a CDS encoding Nif3-like dinuclear metal center hexameric protein has product MNVKKVTQILEDFAPLSFQESYDNAGLIIGNRNAEVSGILITLDVTEDVLDEAIELGYNFILAHHPVAMGGLKRFNGNNYNERIVIKAIKNDLAVYAGHTNVDSVMSGVNGKICEKIGLADCKILEPKKGELLKLVTFVPQAQANSVRAALFTAGAGHIGNYDSCSFNLNGQGTFRGNESATPYAGKKGELHNENEVRIETVLPQYLKNGVIQALKQAHPYEEVAYDIYTLQNSYEQVGSGMYGTLPTAEEELVFLKRIKKIFGAGAIRYTRLLNKPIKKVAVCGGAGSFLLNRAKSVGADIFISGDFKYHQFSDAENQIIIADIGHFESEQFTKEVFYELLTKKIPNFAVRLSNVNTNPIKYL; this is encoded by the coding sequence ATGAATGTAAAAAAAGTAACCCAAATACTCGAGGATTTTGCTCCGCTCTCCTTTCAGGAAAGCTACGACAATGCAGGGCTTATTATCGGCAATAGAAACGCGGAGGTGAGTGGTATTCTGATAACCCTGGACGTTACGGAAGACGTACTTGATGAAGCTATTGAATTAGGTTATAACTTTATTCTGGCTCATCATCCGGTGGCCATGGGTGGCCTTAAGCGATTTAACGGCAACAACTACAACGAGCGCATCGTTATCAAAGCCATTAAAAACGATTTGGCTGTATATGCCGGCCACACTAACGTGGACAGTGTGATGAGCGGGGTAAACGGAAAAATATGCGAAAAAATTGGCTTGGCAGATTGTAAAATTTTGGAACCCAAAAAAGGAGAGCTGCTTAAGCTCGTAACTTTTGTGCCACAGGCGCAAGCCAATAGCGTTCGTGCTGCGCTATTTACTGCGGGAGCAGGCCATATTGGTAATTACGACAGTTGTAGTTTTAATTTAAACGGGCAAGGCACTTTTAGGGGCAATGAAAGCGCTACGCCTTATGCGGGTAAAAAAGGTGAATTACACAACGAAAATGAAGTAAGGATAGAAACGGTGTTGCCCCAATATTTAAAAAATGGCGTAATACAGGCTTTAAAGCAGGCACATCCCTACGAGGAAGTGGCTTACGATATTTATACTTTGCAAAATAGTTACGAGCAGGTGGGATCGGGCATGTACGGCACCTTACCAACAGCCGAAGAAGAACTGGTGTTTTTAAAACGTATAAAAAAAATATTTGGTGCAGGAGCCATCCGCTATACGCGCCTGTTAAATAAGCCTATAAAAAAAGTAGCCGTTTGCGGAGGAGCAGGTAGCTTTTTATTAAACCGTGCAAAAAGTGTGGGTGCCGATATTTTTATTAGCGGCGACTTTAAATATCATCAGTTTTCGGATGCCGAAAACCAAATTATTATTGCCGATATTGGACATTTTGAGAGCGAACAATTTACTAAAGAAGTTTTTTATGAGTTACTTACAAAAAAAATACCTAATTTTGCGGTTCGTTTATCTAATGTAAATACAAATCCTATTAAATATTTGTAG
- a CDS encoding zinc ribbon domain-containing protein, protein MATKSKKAEMSVEEKLKALYDLQKAATEVDQIRKLRGELPLEVQDLEDEIEGLETRISNYDNEVKALNNSIAEKKNDIKESGVLIAKYEAQQSNVRNNREFDSLSKETEFQKLEIELSEKRIKEFTADLAAKQSVIESSRQLLEDRKADLAAKKKELDDIVSETKQDEEKRLKKITQIEDRVEDRLLTAFKRIRANAVNGLAVVPVERDACGGCFNKIPPQRQLDIKSRKKVIVCEYCGRILVDNEIDQDKVDD, encoded by the coding sequence ATGGCAACAAAAAGTAAAAAAGCTGAAATGTCGGTGGAAGAAAAGCTAAAGGCATTGTACGATTTGCAAAAAGCGGCAACAGAAGTAGATCAGATAAGAAAATTGAGAGGAGAGCTGCCACTGGAAGTGCAGGATTTGGAAGACGAGATCGAAGGTTTGGAGACCCGTATTTCCAATTACGACAACGAAGTGAAGGCCCTTAATAATTCTATTGCAGAAAAAAAGAACGACATTAAGGAATCGGGTGTGCTGATAGCAAAATATGAGGCACAGCAATCCAACGTACGCAATAACCGCGAATTTGATTCTTTGTCGAAAGAAACCGAATTTCAGAAGCTCGAAATTGAGCTGAGCGAAAAAAGGATAAAAGAGTTTACCGCTGATCTTGCGGCCAAGCAAAGTGTAATTGAATCTTCCAGACAATTACTGGAGGATAGAAAAGCTGATCTGGCCGCCAAAAAGAAAGAATTGGACGATATTGTATCCGAAACAAAGCAAGACGAGGAGAAAAGACTAAAAAAAATTACACAAATAGAAGATCGCGTTGAGGACAGGTTGCTTACTGCCTTCAAACGAATCCGCGCTAACGCGGTTAACGGTCTTGCCGTTGTTCCAGTGGAACGGGATGCTTGTGGGGGTTGTTTTAATAAAATTCCGCCACAGCGCCAGCTCGATATCAAATCGCGAAAAAAAGTTATTGTTTGCGAATATTGCGGACGCATCCTGGTGGATAATGAAATAGATCAGGATAAGGTGGATGATTAA
- a CDS encoding tetratricopeptide repeat protein, which translates to MVRALHLKLLLASCLLCAVSHYVYAQKVNTAYQQNLYAVLNGDSVPNDTLAIACGPATRAYLKNYRLFLNAMIQGDSSTEYRNAFKSISDTLNKYAEEEEGGWAFLSEIYLQKGLVEYNANKQRDALFSFFKAHRYWQKSEREQPDLVCNLKLRGVFNLLMSNMPQPYKRMAGWIGFSGNSQAGFKALNTYLKASSYKIGSEQDALIYTAFSYLKFDINDTQTENLIRNWQDKNLVPLAQFVLTRCAFKIRKPQLAHTWFTDSISEVFLPMLYLQGKYQTLRFDDRAENTLLDYIRKNTSGHFVADAHRYLSWYYFLKNDTANYNQQLKLISKLSVYPTWEDKQARYESKLSESYHKVLLQSRMLFDAGEYKSAIDTLSTHQESISGAAQNVEFQYRLGRCYQMIKDHKRAIFHYSEAIKTGGNDKRYFAPYAAMLAAELFLDKNPITAKFYLNEAKRLNNGEHKAEIERRIELLQGQLK; encoded by the coding sequence ATGGTACGCGCGCTACATTTAAAATTACTGCTTGCTTCATGCCTTTTGTGTGCCGTGTCGCACTATGTGTATGCTCAAAAAGTAAATACGGCGTATCAGCAAAACTTATACGCTGTATTAAATGGAGATAGCGTTCCGAACGATACGCTTGCCATAGCATGTGGCCCGGCTACAAGAGCCTATTTAAAAAATTATCGCCTGTTTTTAAACGCAATGATACAAGGCGATTCATCCACCGAGTACAGGAATGCGTTTAAGAGCATTAGTGATACCCTGAACAAATATGCGGAAGAGGAGGAAGGCGGATGGGCATTTTTGTCGGAGATTTATTTGCAAAAAGGCCTGGTAGAATATAATGCAAACAAACAAAGGGATGCCCTATTTTCGTTTTTTAAAGCCCACCGATATTGGCAAAAAAGCGAACGTGAGCAGCCTGATTTAGTGTGTAACCTAAAGCTAAGGGGAGTTTTTAATTTGCTGATGAGCAATATGCCACAGCCCTATAAAAGGATGGCCGGTTGGATAGGTTTTAGTGGCAACAGCCAGGCCGGCTTTAAAGCATTAAACACTTATTTAAAAGCCAGCAGCTATAAAATAGGGAGCGAACAAGATGCCTTGATATATACCGCCTTTAGTTATCTTAAATTTGATATTAACGATACACAAACAGAAAATTTAATACGTAACTGGCAGGATAAAAATTTGGTTCCACTGGCACAGTTTGTGCTGACACGTTGCGCATTTAAAATTCGGAAGCCCCAACTCGCACATACTTGGTTTACAGATAGCATTAGCGAAGTTTTTTTACCCATGCTGTACCTACAGGGTAAGTATCAAACCCTACGCTTTGATGACCGGGCTGAAAACACGCTTTTAGACTATATTCGTAAAAACACCTCCGGCCACTTTGTGGCGGATGCACATCGTTATCTCTCGTGGTATTATTTTTTAAAAAACGATACAGCAAATTATAATCAACAGTTAAAACTTATATCCAAGCTGAGCGTTTATCCAACCTGGGAAGATAAACAGGCTCGTTACGAAAGTAAACTAAGCGAAAGCTACCACAAAGTATTACTTCAATCGCGCATGCTGTTCGATGCCGGAGAGTATAAGTCGGCTATTGACACACTTTCCACGCATCAGGAAAGTATAAGTGGCGCAGCACAAAATGTAGAGTTTCAGTATAGGTTGGGTCGATGTTATCAAATGATAAAAGACCATAAAAGGGCAATATTTCACTATTCTGAAGCCATTAAAACGGGAGGCAACGATAAAAGGTATTTTGCACCCTACGCCGCCATGCTAGCCGCCGAATTGTTTTTAGATAAAAATCCGATTACGGCCAAATTTTACCTTAACGAAGCTAAAAGGCTAAATAATGGCGAACACAAGGCCGAAATAGAAAGAAGGATTGAGCTTTTGCAGGGACAGTTGAAGTAA
- a CDS encoding lycopene cyclase family protein — protein sequence MQVDYIIAGSGCAGLSLLYRILHEPTLRHKKILVLDKGPKVHNDRTWCYWEKGEGAFESIVYHKWKTLQFFSTAFKKQFPLKHHQYKMIRGIDFYNYVLNYAGEFKNVVFKYEDIQKIDSKSGLPFVQTEQSIYNASYVFNSTALFHPKINTRNTLLQHFEGWVIKTADNVFDPDVGTLMDFRLKQHDGATFMYVLPSKPNEALVEYTLFSPERLPRQDYKKALKEYIKEELRIDDYELIHTEFGVIPMTLAKFSRHAKSTRNIVNIGTAGGFTKASSGYTFQFIQENTKSIVDALKKGHQPNLKLSLRDKIYQWYDRTLLEVLLSKKMSGKAIFSMLFKKVQPERILVFLGNKSSFLDDLIIMKSLPFMLFLKAGVRQLWFNK from the coding sequence ATGCAAGTTGACTATATCATAGCAGGTTCGGGATGCGCAGGCTTAAGTCTTTTGTACCGTATTTTACATGAACCGACCCTTAGACATAAAAAAATTTTAGTGCTCGATAAAGGGCCAAAAGTACACAACGACCGTACCTGGTGCTACTGGGAAAAAGGGGAGGGCGCATTTGAATCTATTGTGTATCATAAGTGGAAGACCTTGCAATTTTTTAGTACCGCTTTTAAAAAACAATTTCCTCTGAAGCATCATCAATATAAAATGATAAGGGGCATTGATTTTTACAATTACGTTTTAAACTATGCCGGTGAATTTAAAAATGTGGTATTTAAGTATGAGGACATCCAAAAAATAGACAGTAAAAGCGGATTGCCCTTTGTGCAAACGGAACAATCGATATACAATGCAAGTTATGTTTTTAATTCCACTGCCTTGTTTCATCCAAAAATAAACACCCGAAACACACTATTGCAACATTTTGAGGGTTGGGTAATAAAAACCGCGGACAATGTATTTGATCCCGATGTAGGCACCTTGATGGATTTTAGGCTTAAACAGCATGACGGCGCTACATTTATGTATGTGTTACCAAGTAAACCCAACGAAGCGCTGGTTGAATATACGCTGTTTAGTCCCGAACGCTTACCCCGGCAGGATTACAAAAAGGCTTTAAAGGAGTATATAAAAGAAGAATTAAGGATTGACGATTATGAGCTTATACATACCGAGTTTGGCGTTATCCCCATGACACTGGCAAAGTTTAGCCGTCATGCAAAGTCAACACGAAACATTGTTAACATAGGCACAGCCGGGGGGTTTACAAAAGCCAGTAGCGGATATACTTTTCAGTTTATACAAGAAAACACTAAATCGATTGTTGATGCACTTAAAAAGGGCCATCAGCCCAACCTAAAATTGAGCTTACGCGATAAAATTTATCAGTGGTACGACCGTACCCTGCTAGAGGTGCTACTATCGAAAAAAATGAGTGGCAAAGCAATTTTTTCTATGCTGTTTAAAAAAGTACAGCCCGAACGTATTTTGGTGTTTTTAGGGAATAAGAGCAGCTTTTTAGATGACCTGATTATTATGAAAAGCCTGCCTTTTATGCTATTTTTAAAGGCGGGTGTTAGGCAACTCTGGTTTAACAAGTAA
- a CDS encoding HU family DNA-binding protein: MPIKFNVIERGQPGVVGGGEKKFYASAKMEGDLTLEGLTNRIEKISTVSGADIRAVLYAMVDVMVDSLGDGKNVRLGDLGSLRVGISSVGEATAAEVKASSVKSSKVIFTPGKKIKEMLNNLIHVKA; this comes from the coding sequence ATGCCTATTAAATTTAATGTTATCGAAAGAGGGCAACCGGGCGTTGTCGGCGGAGGAGAAAAGAAATTTTATGCCTCAGCAAAAATGGAAGGCGATCTTACCTTAGAGGGTTTAACTAATAGGATTGAAAAAATAAGTACGGTGAGCGGCGCCGATATACGCGCTGTTTTATACGCCATGGTTGATGTGATGGTTGACTCTTTGGGAGACGGCAAAAATGTACGTCTGGGCGATTTGGGTAGTCTTAGGGTTGGCATCAGCAGCGTGGGCGAAGCTACAGCCGCAGAAGTAAAGGCTTCGAGCGTTAAGTCGTCGAAAGTAATTTTTACCCCCGGTAAAAAAATAAAAGAGATGCTCAATAATCTTATTCATGTCAAGGCATAA
- a CDS encoding RHS repeat-associated core domain-containing protein, producing the protein MAFIPDIHANIYIQIGGGKALGLNTQSVNFGPNAITSVEGKPVSFSEDEQFIEYTSFKKVKEITEGSLSLVIKYGIDEQRRKASYSGGIQDGLTRYYFNNYEEEHKAGEVKKVHYISGGNGLTALYIETNGIGKLYHAITDYQGSLIALTDKSGNMATYNGSEQKFAYDPWGNRRDPQNWTLKDNRTSLLTDRGYTMHEHLDAFGLINMNGRVYDPLLAQFLSPDPHITYPGNALNYNRYAYGLNNPLMYSDPSGENPLFFILPSLVNYVAGILDNTINHGQSLGNAVSNSYIGVGGYLSPSDLTYGNHQWDNHLYFRQRSVMINYYYSMQDRGIGYLPLPTPSGSPSRNYATSQHVYAVRYSNGNMSGTEVASSSGGVNLMHWASAIYRMKENMPPDAWSHELTVDGVYGAGYDQAGGQLTMLRGKDTGVSKGYTSIGTGPPYINAVGLDYGLSWQLTSYYFVGDVSKMGINDFLGRSYSFSVGASWWIEVGGGYLIAPVENKGYIIGKTVHLGVSPPGVSGHIGVGQTNYFTDWGNFFSF; encoded by the coding sequence ATGGCATTTATTCCGGATATACACGCCAACATTTATATCCAAATAGGAGGAGGTAAAGCTTTAGGCCTAAATACGCAATCCGTTAATTTTGGCCCAAACGCTATAACATCTGTCGAAGGTAAGCCTGTGAGTTTTTCAGAAGATGAGCAGTTCATCGAATATACCAGTTTTAAAAAAGTTAAAGAAATAACTGAAGGTAGTTTATCGCTTGTAATTAAATATGGTATTGACGAACAAAGAAGGAAAGCCTCATACTCAGGGGGCATACAGGATGGTTTAACCAGATACTATTTTAATAATTACGAAGAGGAGCATAAAGCCGGAGAAGTTAAAAAAGTACACTATATTAGCGGAGGTAATGGATTGACGGCATTATACATCGAAACCAACGGTATTGGTAAATTGTATCATGCAATTACCGATTACCAAGGATCGTTGATAGCTTTGACAGATAAATCCGGTAATATGGCCACCTATAATGGCTCCGAACAAAAGTTTGCGTACGACCCTTGGGGCAACAGACGCGACCCACAAAACTGGACATTAAAAGACAATCGAACATCATTGTTAACCGACAGAGGATATACCATGCACGAGCATTTGGATGCCTTTGGGTTGATTAATATGAACGGTAGGGTTTACGACCCGCTGCTAGCCCAGTTTTTAAGCCCCGACCCGCATATTACATATCCCGGCAATGCACTTAACTATAACAGATATGCCTATGGTTTAAACAATCCGTTGATGTACTCCGACCCGAGCGGCGAAAATCCGTTGTTTTTCATACTTCCAAGTTTGGTAAATTACGTTGCGGGTATATTGGACAATACCATTAATCATGGGCAATCGCTTGGTAATGCCGTTTCCAATAGTTATATAGGTGTTGGTGGGTATTTGAGCCCCAGTGATTTGACGTATGGCAACCATCAATGGGATAACCATCTATATTTTAGGCAACGAAGTGTAATGATAAACTATTATTATTCGATGCAAGACAGAGGGATTGGATATTTACCACTACCCACTCCTTCAGGCTCACCATCGAGAAATTATGCAACATCTCAACATGTATATGCCGTTCGGTATTCAAATGGAAATATGTCGGGGACGGAAGTTGCCTCTTCAAGTGGGGGTGTTAATTTAATGCATTGGGCATCTGCAATTTATCGGATGAAAGAAAATATGCCACCAGATGCATGGTCTCATGAATTAACAGTTGATGGAGTTTATGGTGCAGGATATGATCAGGCTGGAGGTCAATTGACAATGCTTAGAGGCAAAGATACAGGTGTATCTAAGGGGTATACCTCTATAGGAACTGGTCCTCCTTACATTAATGCGGTAGGCCTTGACTATGGGTTATCTTGGCAATTGACATCTTATTATTTTGTTGGGGATGTTAGTAAAATGGGAATAAACGACTTTTTAGGAAGAAGCTATTCTTTTAGCGTAGGGGCATCATGGTGGATTGAGGTTGGAGGTGGCTATTTAATTGCACCAGTAGAAAACAAGGGTTATATAATAGGGAAAACAGTTCACTTGGGAGTTTCTCCACCTGGTGTTTCTGGACACATTGGAGTTGGCCAAACAAATTATTTTACTGATTGGGGAAATTTTTTTAGTTTTTAA